The following proteins come from a genomic window of Actinomarinicola tropica:
- a CDS encoding DUF58 domain-containing protein translates to MTLLRRALAPITSLGWTIAAIGAVSWWVGARLGWEELLIIAGACLVALLLALLATVGRLALHIDVDVEPPRVVVGGDAVGRVRVVNPRGRLALGSRVEVPVGAGVAVFEVGALGAGERYEEPFVVPTHRRSIIPVGPARSIKGDALGIARREVVSGRQVDLYVHPRTTVLPSFSAGWIRDLEGRTTNDLSPSDVAFHTLREYVPGDDRRHIHWRTTARLGTLMVRQFVDTRRSHLGIVLSTDATDWIDDEEFELGVSVVGSLGRTALVDEQEVTVLSGSDALASQTPQSLLDALSGVEQVPDGLPLRELARRSLPAMRSVSVLALVVGSDVDPRFVRLACESYGSHVTVVALRCRVGAEASRRRIGNVSLVEVGRLDDLARVLALAGTGR, encoded by the coding sequence GTGACCCTCCTCCGCCGGGCCCTGGCCCCGATCACCTCCCTCGGGTGGACGATCGCCGCGATCGGTGCGGTGTCGTGGTGGGTCGGCGCGCGCCTCGGCTGGGAGGAGCTCCTCATCATCGCCGGGGCGTGCCTCGTCGCCCTGCTCCTGGCGCTGCTCGCCACCGTCGGGCGGTTGGCGCTCCACATCGACGTCGACGTCGAGCCCCCGCGCGTCGTCGTCGGAGGGGACGCCGTGGGGCGCGTCCGGGTCGTGAACCCGCGTGGACGGCTCGCCCTCGGCAGCCGCGTGGAGGTGCCGGTCGGCGCGGGCGTCGCGGTGTTCGAGGTCGGCGCCCTCGGGGCAGGGGAGCGGTACGAGGAGCCCTTCGTCGTACCGACGCACCGACGGTCGATCATCCCCGTCGGGCCCGCCCGCAGCATCAAGGGCGACGCGCTCGGCATCGCCCGGCGCGAGGTCGTGTCGGGCCGGCAGGTCGACCTGTACGTCCACCCCCGCACGACGGTCCTGCCCTCGTTCTCGGCCGGGTGGATCCGGGACCTCGAGGGCCGGACGACGAACGACCTGTCGCCGAGCGACGTGGCGTTCCACACCCTGCGGGAGTACGTCCCGGGCGACGATCGACGTCACATCCACTGGAGGACGACGGCGCGCCTCGGCACGCTGATGGTCCGCCAGTTCGTCGACACCCGCCGGTCCCACCTGGGGATCGTGCTGTCCACCGACGCCACCGACTGGATCGACGACGAGGAGTTCGAGCTCGGGGTCTCGGTCGTGGGCTCCCTCGGGCGCACGGCGCTCGTCGACGAGCAGGAGGTGACGGTGCTCAGCGGGAGCGACGCCCTCGCGTCGCAGACGCCCCAGTCCCTCCTCGACGCGCTGAGCGGCGTGGAGCAGGTGCCCGACGGGCTGCCGCTACGCGAGCTGGCACGTCGCTCCCTCCCCGCGATGCGCTCGGTCAGCGTCCTCGCGCTGGTCGTCGGCTCCGACGTCGACCCCCGCTTCGTCCGCCTGGCGTGCGAGTCCTACGGCTCCCACGTCACCGTCGTGGCGCTGCGGTGCAGGGTGGGCGCCGAGGCGTCACGCCGCCGGATCGGCAACGTCTCCCTGGTCGAGGTCGGCCGCCTCGACGACCTGGCACGGGTCCTGGCGCTGGCGGGGACCGGCCGATGA
- a CDS encoding transglutaminase-like domain-containing protein, translating into MTVPLATRLRPGRADLVDLAFSAVLAALGVVGFRTVFAGGEELVVGLPAVVLGVALGYVVVRTRLPVLVAFAASIVVLTVLSGPLALRHRALGGVLPSLDAASGLADGIVNGWIRLLTTLPPAGQAGDLLAIPYVCGFAGGLLAAALAVRFSRKVWCVLPPSAVLVLSVLMGTKRPASLLLQGVVFGALTITWVSLRHHRGRAVNQAPPSRSRLVTAAGLVVLAALGGVVVGPRLPGADADDRFILRDEVEPPFDPLTEPSPLAAYRNYTDQDERTDEILTVRGLPDGARIRIASMDAYSGTEWEATGSGSVLAGEYLRVGAAIPDEGLGVEVDVSVEVHEPEGVWVPLAGDVTRLDFDGPRGDELDDAVRVSIQTDTAAVPGRLRPGDRYTFSARFVDLPSADVLVESPLDPRFRREEAADVPQEFISRAADWAGDQPTAFGEVLAIAEGLRTEGAYTDGGPEANPVSPPGHSLRRLLDFIGVEQPFGNGEQFAAAQGLLAQARGIPVRVVMGFHNERGEDEITFRGEDIEAWIEVPVAGYGWVAVDGTPPEDQLPDPLKQPRSLTENPEPQPPPPTTIPPPTSIPDELDPEEPEEEDEDDEAGSGLPGWLLVAVAVLAVPALLLGLPALAIVLLKGRRRRRRRTTGSSVDRVVGSFSELVDLTRDAGGAVPPRATRNEQSKVMGSAGATTLARRADAAVFGQREPTPAEVDAAWEELASAEGALRAEMGRGQRLRTAVNLTSLRPMR; encoded by the coding sequence ATGACGGTGCCGCTCGCCACGCGCCTGCGTCCGGGGCGGGCCGACCTGGTCGACCTGGCGTTCAGCGCCGTCCTCGCGGCGCTCGGCGTCGTCGGCTTCCGCACGGTGTTCGCCGGCGGCGAGGAGCTCGTCGTCGGGCTCCCGGCGGTGGTGCTCGGCGTCGCGCTCGGCTACGTGGTGGTCCGGACCCGCCTGCCCGTCCTCGTCGCCTTCGCCGCCTCGATCGTCGTCCTGACGGTGCTCAGCGGACCCCTCGCGCTGCGCCACCGGGCGCTCGGCGGCGTGCTCCCCTCGCTCGACGCCGCGTCCGGCCTCGCCGACGGGATCGTCAACGGCTGGATCCGGCTCCTCACCACGCTGCCCCCGGCGGGGCAGGCCGGCGACCTCCTCGCGATCCCGTACGTCTGCGGGTTCGCCGGCGGGCTGCTCGCCGCCGCGCTGGCCGTCCGCTTCTCGCGGAAGGTCTGGTGCGTGCTCCCGCCCTCGGCCGTGCTGGTCCTCAGCGTCCTCATGGGCACGAAGCGGCCCGCGTCGCTGCTGCTGCAGGGAGTCGTGTTCGGCGCCCTCACGATCACCTGGGTGAGCCTCCGCCACCACCGCGGCCGTGCCGTCAACCAGGCGCCGCCGTCCCGGTCACGGCTCGTCACCGCCGCCGGCCTGGTGGTGCTCGCCGCGCTCGGCGGCGTCGTCGTGGGACCCCGGCTGCCCGGTGCCGACGCCGACGACCGGTTCATCCTGCGCGACGAGGTCGAGCCCCCGTTCGACCCCCTCACCGAGCCGAGCCCGCTCGCCGCGTACCGCAACTACACCGACCAGGACGAGCGCACCGACGAGATCCTCACCGTGCGGGGCCTGCCGGACGGCGCCCGCATCCGCATCGCGTCGATGGACGCCTACAGCGGCACCGAGTGGGAGGCGACGGGGTCCGGGTCGGTCCTCGCCGGCGAGTACCTGCGCGTCGGCGCCGCGATCCCCGACGAGGGCCTCGGCGTCGAGGTCGACGTGTCGGTGGAGGTGCACGAGCCGGAGGGGGTCTGGGTCCCCCTCGCCGGCGACGTGACCCGCCTCGACTTCGACGGTCCGCGCGGCGACGAGCTGGACGACGCCGTCCGCGTCTCGATCCAGACCGACACCGCCGCCGTGCCCGGCCGCCTCCGGCCCGGTGACCGCTACACGTTCAGCGCCCGCTTCGTCGACCTGCCGTCGGCCGACGTCCTCGTCGAGAGCCCGCTCGATCCGCGGTTCCGGCGCGAGGAGGCGGCGGACGTGCCGCAGGAGTTCATCAGCCGGGCCGCGGACTGGGCCGGGGACCAGCCGACTGCGTTCGGCGAGGTGCTCGCCATCGCCGAGGGCCTGAGGACGGAGGGCGCCTACACCGACGGTGGACCGGAGGCGAACCCGGTGAGCCCGCCGGGGCACAGCCTCCGCCGGCTCCTCGACTTCATCGGCGTCGAGCAGCCCTTCGGCAACGGCGAGCAGTTCGCGGCGGCGCAGGGCCTCCTCGCCCAGGCCCGGGGGATCCCCGTGCGCGTGGTCATGGGGTTCCACAACGAGCGGGGCGAGGACGAGATCACCTTCCGCGGCGAGGACATCGAGGCGTGGATCGAGGTGCCCGTCGCCGGCTACGGCTGGGTGGCGGTCGACGGCACCCCGCCCGAGGACCAGCTTCCCGACCCCCTGAAGCAGCCCCGATCGCTCACGGAGAACCCGGAGCCGCAGCCGCCGCCGCCGACCACCATCCCGCCGCCGACGTCGATCCCCGACGAGCTCGATCCCGAGGAGCCCGAGGAGGAGGACGAGGACGACGAGGCGGGCAGCGGCCTCCCCGGCTGGCTGCTCGTCGCCGTCGCCGTGCTCGCCGTGCCCGCCCTGCTGCTCGGCCTTCCCGCCCTGGCGATCGTCCTCCTGAAGGGACGTCGACGCCGTCGTCGTCGCACGACCGGGAGCTCGGTGGACCGGGTCGTCGGCTCGTTCAGCGAGCTCGTGGACCTGACGCGCGATGCGGGCGGGGCGGTGCCGCCGCGCGCCACCCGGAACGAGCAGTCGAAGGTCATGGGCTCCGCCGGCGCGACGACGCTGGCGCGCCGGGCCGATGCCGCGGTGTTCGGGCAGCGCGAGCCGACCCCCGCCGAGGTCGACGCCGCGTGGGAGGAGCTCGCCTCGGCCGAGGGCGCGCTGCGCGCCGAGATGGGTCGCGGCCAGCGCCTGCGGACCGCCGTCAACCTGACGTCCCTGCGGCCGATGCGATGA
- a CDS encoding FtsK/SpoIIIE domain-containing protein, with product MLRVESEGTSRATDVVAVVEANHTIDELRRALVAHPGIGPGSSLLRQATGRVLDPAATLSEVGLVSGEVVVLTERRVDSGDARPSALVRIEAVGGPASGWRAELAPGTYTLGRPWSRAESDPAYRAIPDAAISRAHVQVTVAEDLTVTIVESPEATNPLLVDGQPVDGPVAVGLGTELRLGDSVLACHPVDALPEARIDQLGQVAFHRTPLRPARPVEVTLPPINKVPAAPEPPRFSWMTMAAPAVGGLLMAVVMQRPQFLFFALLSPLMAVANHFENKRRNRDRAVRDLATFETRLAERTEAYAAAYAEEETARLAAAPDIADLRRRAERRDRSLWSRGRDIPEFLTLRVGTGAVASLITAEHSSEGDPELVARLEELEDRYRGFERMPVTVPLQELGVMGVHGPRREVASLAKALLIQAVCLHSPEDLVVAAAASTEMDLASWLRWVPHTHATGSPIGGPHLATDRRSTDQLLQAVIDVAEFREASTEHGVDRRWPWVLLVLDRLIDPDPRLVAQLLDRCPEVGISVLWLSDTADRVPPQCRVVAELADRLEVGAEQLSKMWFTDPETPTSWFSADGVDRSLPDLVARALAPLRDASSTSSTSSIPRVVPLFAAHGVDDVTPAWIQQEWAVDRRGEGGYAIETVVGTGADGPLRLDMVSDGPHGLIGGTSGAGKSELIQSLVAGLVAFQSPRDVALMFIDFKGGSASEVFKDLPHIAGRVTDLDESLALRAQVSLRAELRRRVALFSELAAKDMAEMRRLHPDQAPPSLVIVIDEFATLVKQLPDFVADIIDIAQRGRSYGVHLILATQRPSASVDDNILANTNLRISLRMLDRAESMSILNAPDAAEIPVPLKGRSIARLGPGNLVEFQSAYCSAPLATTSGRPPIEILPLGLDGTIDAASRPAVSTPGGPEPRTQLDALIDAIRALGHPPVRQIWNELLPEQLPFTTVDAMRRVPGYERDPGRLVLLGAADDPANQRQHASVVDLASGGGLLVIGTGGSGKTTVLRTAAASASLDDMRSGGGHVALFVLDFSSGELRSLTALPQCCGVGTLDDLEATTRIIETLDAEVARRRALPSDAPGSERGPTVLLLVDGYANLIEALQNTRGGQEQTSDQWLSSFHRVVLDGRQVGVHAVMTADRAGAVRSAIFASMTRRLVLRQVDPAETNALGVPSTQSFGPGAGYLDGLRIQVATLGGPDVDEATALASFAGIIDVSPPDLLGAPLPATIPRPARPPRRGARDGVVGIADISGDEVPFDLTNLDVLVTGPPQSGKSWALRSMAEQVEAAGATVYAIGAEDSGLRRFPWAACAWGAADAQTLLGTMKAELEFPGREAVVVIDDLDLLEGPAFDGAVMGLGPNRSIRFLGSSTSFGYSNNEVVKRVRAARQVLYLQPSSSREVAETIGVMRLPLLRLGLQMPPGRGMFVRNRVPTVVQTYLPDGVHAEG from the coding sequence ATGCTCCGCGTCGAGTCCGAGGGGACCTCGAGGGCGACCGACGTCGTCGCCGTCGTCGAGGCAAACCACACGATCGACGAGCTGCGGCGGGCCCTCGTCGCCCACCCTGGCATCGGTCCGGGGTCGTCGCTGCTCCGACAGGCGACGGGACGGGTGCTCGACCCCGCCGCCACGCTGAGCGAGGTCGGCCTCGTGTCGGGGGAGGTGGTCGTCCTCACCGAGCGGCGGGTCGACAGCGGGGACGCCCGGCCCTCGGCGCTCGTCCGGATCGAGGCCGTCGGCGGCCCGGCCTCGGGCTGGCGCGCCGAGCTCGCGCCCGGCACCTACACGCTCGGCCGACCGTGGAGCCGGGCCGAGTCGGACCCCGCCTACCGCGCCATCCCCGACGCGGCGATCTCGCGCGCCCACGTGCAGGTCACGGTCGCCGAGGACCTGACCGTCACGATCGTCGAGAGCCCCGAGGCCACCAACCCCCTGCTCGTGGACGGGCAGCCGGTCGACGGCCCGGTGGCGGTGGGGCTCGGCACCGAGCTGCGGCTCGGCGACTCCGTCCTCGCGTGCCACCCGGTCGATGCCCTCCCGGAGGCCCGCATCGACCAGCTGGGCCAGGTGGCGTTCCACCGGACGCCGCTCCGGCCGGCTCGTCCGGTCGAGGTCACGCTCCCTCCGATCAACAAGGTGCCCGCAGCACCCGAACCCCCGCGGTTCTCGTGGATGACCATGGCAGCCCCCGCCGTCGGCGGCCTGCTGATGGCGGTGGTCATGCAGCGTCCGCAGTTCCTGTTCTTCGCCCTGCTCTCGCCGCTCATGGCGGTGGCGAACCACTTCGAGAACAAGCGGCGCAACCGTGACCGTGCCGTGCGCGACCTGGCGACCTTCGAGACCCGCCTGGCCGAGCGCACCGAGGCCTACGCCGCGGCCTACGCCGAGGAGGAGACGGCCCGGCTGGCCGCGGCACCCGACATCGCCGACCTGCGCCGGCGGGCCGAGCGCCGCGACCGGTCGCTGTGGTCGCGGGGGCGGGACATCCCCGAGTTCCTGACGCTGCGCGTCGGGACGGGTGCGGTGGCGTCGCTCATCACCGCGGAGCACTCGTCGGAGGGCGACCCGGAGCTCGTCGCCCGGCTCGAGGAGTTGGAGGACCGCTACCGCGGCTTCGAGCGGATGCCGGTGACCGTGCCGCTCCAGGAGCTCGGCGTGATGGGCGTGCACGGCCCGCGCCGGGAGGTCGCGTCGCTCGCGAAGGCCCTCCTGATCCAGGCCGTGTGCCTGCACAGCCCCGAGGACCTCGTCGTCGCCGCCGCGGCCTCGACGGAGATGGACCTCGCCAGCTGGTTGCGGTGGGTGCCGCACACCCACGCCACGGGCTCGCCGATCGGCGGGCCGCACCTGGCGACCGATCGACGTTCGACCGACCAGCTCCTCCAGGCGGTCATCGACGTGGCCGAGTTCCGCGAGGCCAGCACCGAGCACGGCGTCGACCGCCGGTGGCCCTGGGTGCTGCTGGTGCTCGACCGCCTCATCGACCCCGATCCCCGCCTGGTGGCCCAGCTCCTCGACCGGTGCCCCGAGGTGGGCATCTCGGTGCTCTGGCTGAGCGACACCGCCGACCGGGTCCCGCCCCAGTGCCGCGTGGTCGCCGAGCTCGCCGATCGGCTGGAGGTGGGCGCGGAGCAGCTCTCGAAGATGTGGTTCACCGACCCCGAGACGCCCACCAGCTGGTTCTCGGCCGACGGCGTCGACCGATCGCTGCCCGACCTGGTCGCGCGGGCGCTCGCCCCGCTGCGCGACGCGTCGTCCACGAGCTCCACGTCGTCGATCCCCCGGGTCGTGCCGCTCTTCGCCGCCCACGGCGTCGACGACGTCACGCCGGCGTGGATCCAGCAGGAGTGGGCGGTCGATCGCCGGGGCGAGGGGGGGTACGCGATCGAGACCGTCGTCGGCACCGGCGCCGACGGACCGCTGCGGCTCGACATGGTGTCCGACGGACCTCACGGGCTCATCGGCGGCACCTCCGGCGCGGGCAAGAGCGAGCTCATCCAGTCGCTCGTGGCCGGGCTCGTCGCCTTCCAGTCGCCGCGCGACGTGGCCCTGATGTTCATCGACTTCAAGGGCGGGTCGGCGAGCGAGGTGTTCAAGGACCTTCCCCACATCGCCGGGCGGGTCACCGACCTCGACGAGTCGCTGGCCCTGCGGGCCCAGGTCTCGCTGCGGGCCGAGCTGCGGCGGCGGGTCGCGCTCTTCAGCGAGCTGGCCGCCAAGGACATGGCGGAGATGCGTCGGCTCCACCCCGACCAGGCGCCGCCGTCGCTCGTGATCGTCATCGACGAGTTCGCCACCCTCGTGAAGCAGCTGCCCGACTTCGTCGCCGACATCATCGACATCGCCCAGCGGGGTCGCAGCTACGGCGTCCACCTCATCCTCGCCACGCAGCGTCCCTCGGCGTCGGTCGACGACAACATCCTCGCCAACACGAACCTGCGGATCTCGCTGCGGATGCTCGACCGGGCGGAGTCGATGAGCATCCTCAACGCGCCCGACGCGGCCGAGATCCCCGTGCCGCTGAAGGGACGGTCGATCGCCCGCCTCGGCCCCGGCAACCTGGTCGAGTTCCAGTCGGCGTACTGCAGCGCGCCGCTGGCGACGACGAGCGGACGCCCCCCGATCGAGATCCTCCCGCTCGGGCTCGACGGCACGATCGACGCCGCGTCCCGCCCGGCGGTGAGCACGCCGGGCGGGCCCGAGCCGCGCACGCAGCTCGACGCGCTGATCGACGCCATCCGCGCCCTCGGCCACCCCCCGGTCCGCCAGATCTGGAACGAGCTGCTCCCGGAGCAGCTGCCGTTCACCACCGTCGACGCCATGCGGCGGGTCCCCGGCTACGAGCGCGACCCGGGACGGCTCGTCCTGCTCGGCGCCGCCGACGACCCCGCGAACCAGCGCCAGCACGCCAGCGTGGTCGACCTGGCGAGCGGCGGGGGCCTGCTCGTGATCGGCACCGGCGGTTCGGGCAAGACGACGGTCCTCCGCACGGCGGCGGCGAGCGCCTCGCTCGACGACATGCGCAGCGGCGGAGGCCACGTGGCCCTCTTCGTCCTCGACTTCTCGTCGGGGGAGCTGCGATCGCTCACCGCCCTCCCGCAGTGCTGCGGCGTCGGCACGCTCGACGACCTCGAGGCCACCACGCGGATCATCGAGACCCTCGACGCCGAGGTGGCTCGCCGCCGGGCCCTGCCGTCGGATGCTCCCGGCTCGGAGCGGGGCCCCACCGTCCTCCTGCTCGTCGACGGCTACGCCAACCTGATCGAGGCGCTCCAGAACACCCGTGGGGGCCAGGAGCAGACGTCGGACCAGTGGCTCTCGTCGTTCCACCGCGTCGTGCTCGACGGCCGGCAGGTCGGCGTCCACGCGGTGATGACCGCCGACCGGGCCGGAGCGGTGCGCAGCGCGATCTTCGCCAGCATGACCCGCCGCCTCGTCCTCCGGCAGGTCGACCCCGCGGAGACCAACGCCCTCGGCGTGCCGAGCACCCAGTCGTTCGGTCCCGGTGCCGGGTACCTCGACGGCCTGCGCATCCAGGTCGCGACGCTGGGCGGGCCCGACGTCGACGAGGCGACGGCGCTCGCGTCGTTCGCCGGGATCATCGACGTGTCGCCGCCGGACCTGCTCGGGGCGCCGCTGCCGGCGACGATCCCGCGTCCGGCGCGCCCGCCCCGGCGCGGGGCGCGCGACGGCGTCGTCGGGATCGCCGACATCTCCGGCGACGAGGTGCCGTTCGACCTGACCAACCTCGACGTGCTCGTCACCGGGCCGCCGCAGTCGGGCAAGTCGTGGGCGCTGCGGTCGATGGCCGAGCAGGTCGAGGCCGCCGGCGCCACCGTCTACGCGATCGGCGCCGAGGACTCGGGCCTGCGGCGCTTCCCCTGGGCGGCGTGCGCGTGGGGCGCCGCCGACGCCCAGACGCTCCTCGGCACGATGAAGGCCGAGCTCGAGTTCCCCGGCCGGGAGGCGGTCGTCGTGATCGACGACCTCGACCTGCTCGAGGGGCCGGCGTTCGACGGAGCGGTGATGGGGCTGGGCCCCAACCGGTCGATCCGCTTCCTCGGGTCGTCGACCTCGTTCGGGTACTCGAACAACGAGGTCGTGAAGCGGGTGCGGGCGGCCCGCCAGGTCCTGTACCTGCAGCCGTCGAGCTCCCGCGAGGTGGCCGAGACCATCGGCGTGATGCGCCTGCCGCTCCTCCGGCTCGGGCTCCAGATGCCACCCGGACGTGGGATGTTCGTCCGCAACCGGGTGCCCACGGTCGTCCAGACCTACCTGCCCGACGGCGTCCACGCCGAGGGCTGA